A region of the Corvus moneduloides isolate bCorMon1 chromosome 26, bCorMon1.pri, whole genome shotgun sequence genome:
atgggaatAGGGATAGGGGTGGGACTGGAATGGAGAGAGGGTTGGGATGATGGATGGAGGCTGGGATGgggactgggatgggatggacaCAGTgatgggcacagggagcacCCACAGCTGGGGGTGAATGTGGGGTGCAGAACCCCCGTTAAActtccccccttctccctctgtcgtccctgagcctccccagcctccccaAACCAGCAGAGCCTAGAATTCTTTTAcacttttaaatataataaataggggaattcccagtgggatggCTCGGGGGGGGGGACATGGGCCCAGGCCATCTGGGTGGTCCCGAAGGGTCCATGTCCCCCTGAGTGAAGGGGAGAGTTGTCACCAGCTGTCCTTGGAGGAGGTCACCTCTAGGTCCGGGTGGTCAAGGggggctgagctgtgggcaTGTGGCCACATTCGGGGCACGGCCCCTGGGGCAGGGGGTACAGGAAGGGCTTCGCTGTCACCTGAGGAGAGGGGGGAGTCAGTGTGGGGGGACATGTGGCCGCCCCAGGGGGTTCCCCACGGAGGGGGGGTGTCCCCCTTTGTGGGCAAGGCAGCccagcaccccataaccccagCACCCAGCAACCCCCACCCGCAGCCCCAGCGCCCCACATCCCATCACCCACAACCCCACACCCCACCCCGACCCCCATTCcgggctcagcccagccccccCCGCTGGGCGGGACCCACCTCGCTGTAGGGCGGGGGCTCCAGCCCCACGGGAATGGCCCCACTGGGCAGACTGGGCAGCGTGGGCATCAGGGTCAGCGGGGGCGGCACGGGGCCCTGGGGATCTCTGGAGGGCGAGGTGGGCATGGGGCCCTGCGGGCTCCTGTAGgcgggggggggcacggggtCCTGGCAGAGCTTGCGGAAGAGGtggaagatgaggaggaggaaggtgatGGCTATGAAGGTGATGACGATGATGAAGAACatggccctggggacaccaaGAGGTGCGTGCTGGGGGCTGGCATGTCCCCCCGCCCGGCACCCCGCGGTGTctgccccccccagccctgtccccacacccgCAGAGCTCCCGGGGTCTCTCCATGTCCCCATCCCGCCGCCCCCATCCCCAGGGACCCCTCCCGGGCATGGGCCCCTGGCCCCCCGCCAACGAACCAGGTGTCCCCCCGCACTGCCGCGTCACCTCCGTGCCACAGCCGCACTCTGGACCCGGGGACACCCCACTGCCCGCGCCCAGCACCCCACACCCGCCGCCCTTTgcaccctccctgccccactgcgGACCTTGCCCTGCGTGGGGGGGGCTCGGGACACCCCGCGGTGGGGcagtttggggtgatttggggcaCTTTGGAGACTTTTTAAAGGGTGGAACCGTGCCAAGGGGTGCTGGCAGTTCGCTGAGAGCCGCCCCCAAACTGGGGGAGGATGAGAGGGTGGCCTGGGTGGCGCAGAGCGTGCTCAGGGTGACACAAGGGGTACTTGGGGTGGCACAGAGGGTGCTCGGGGTGGCACAGAGGGTGCTCAGGGCGGCACAGAGGACCCCTGGCCCTGCCGGGAGTTGTGCCCGGGGCCCAGGGGAGGGCGAGGAGCCGGCGGCGAGGCCGAAGGAGCAGGATCCCCCCGTGGGTGTGAAGAGCCGCGGGCTCAGCACCATAAGCTCCCAAATCTCATCAGCGCCCTCAGCCCCGCGCCGGGGTTGATCCGGGGGTGATCTGGGGGGCGAGCCGGGGGGTGATCCAGGGGTGCCCCACACCGTGCCCCTGGCCCCGCGGCAGCGGGTGACAAAGCGGGTGAGTGGCCCAAGGGCAGGCGAGGAGGCGGTGGCAGAGGGGACAAGGCTGGTGGGGGCCAAGGGTTTGGGAGGAGGAGTTGGAGCCACGGAGGGTCGGGGGAATCGGGCCGCGGGATGCCCTAAGCAGGATCATCCCCCTAAGGGGTTTAGGACTGCCCGGGGCACCGGGGCTTGGCCGCACGGGTCAGGCAGCTCCAGCCGCGTAATTGGCTCAAGGACTTAGCGAAGGATTTGCCACCATATGTCCCTGGTGGGGACCCCCCAGAATCGGCCTCCTGGTGAGGCAGAGCCCCCCCCTCGAGCAGGCGAGGCCCCCCTCGGTCCCGGCTGAACTGAGTTTGCCGGGTCTCTGCTGCCGGACACGGGGCTCCTTCACTCCCGGGACCGGGTGCTGCCCCTGAGCCCAGCCCGGGGCGCTGGGTGGGTgctcccccgtgtcccccagggGGTGAGAGGGCGCCCGGGGCTCCGTTTGGGATCCTGATTCCACACCAGCCGCGGGAAGGGTGGAATTGAATCCCGGCTGGAGGCAGAAATATCTGCGGCGCCAGGTGAGGGCTGGGGGCCGAACCgagcgggaacgggaacgggaacgggaacgggaacgggaacgggaacgggaacgggaacgggggTGCACACACCTGGACACACACATGGACACAATGGACACGCACGGacacacacatggacacacagggacacacacacggacacacacggacacacatggacacacatggacacacatgGACGCACGCCTGGACACACGCGTGCACACACGCATGGACACAATGAACACAAACACGGacacacacatggacacacatggacacacggacacacacatggacacacggacacacacatGGACACGCACTCATGCCCTGGCACACGGaccctgtgcctgcagggatGGCTGTGCCAACCCCGTGCCCGCTGCCAAGGCTGCCACGGTGCCACCAGCCCCGGCGCAGGGACAAGCGCCATCCCCAGCCGTGTCCCCAGGTGACCCCGTCTCGCCGCTCTCCCGTTTCCCAGGCCAGGGCGGCGTCCCGGGAGGGGACACACGGGACAGCCGGGCACCGGTGCCACCCGAGCACAGCCGATCCGGGGTGGGACGCGCCGCTGTCACCGCCAAATCCTCGTCGCGGCACGAGGCAGGGAGGACCCCGGGTcccgcgctgcccccgcccgcTCCGGGCTGCCTTGGCCGCGCTGCCGGCGCTCGCAGACACGCGGTTGCGTAAGTGGCGGTGACGGGGGCCCCCCAAAAACGTGACAACGGGCGGTGGCTGCGGCGGGAGCCCCGTGGCGGGGCGGGGTCGGTGCCCCGCAGGCGCTCCCggtgtgcctcagtttccctgcgAGGGCGGGGGCCGGGATGCCCCGTGCGGATGGAGGTGCCCAGccgtgtgtccctgtcccctccccagggcCGCTCGGGCCAtggtgtgtgcacacacacgcTCCGTGCTCTCTGCCCTGTGCACACACGCGTGTGCAACCGTGTCCAGGTGTGCACAGGCACGCACACACCGAGATCCCCACACGGACCTCTGCGATGCTTCAGAGGGGACCCCatgtgtccccctgtccccatccccacacCCCATCCAGGCCACCGTTCCCCCGGCCCCCTACCCGCCCCCGCCTGGCCCCGTGTCTCCCTTCCCCACCGCggcccctctcccctccctcggcccagccttttcccttccagctccctgTTTGAAGCTATTttttccacagctcctgccaagaGCCGCTAATGAGAAACAAACGGGCTCCTCGGCCGCGGCTGCTCCCGGCCCACACACCTCCGGCCGAGGGGCTGGGGCTACACCTCCCGGTGCCCTCCTGGCAGAGGCCCCGGGCACCTGCATCCTCCCCATCTGGCACCGGCACCGGGCATCTGCATCGCGCCCATCTGGCACCTCCGTCCTCGCCGTCAGCACCGTCCCTGAGCACCTCCATCCTCCCTGTCCGGCACCGTCCCTGGGCATCTCCATCCACCGGAGTGCCACCATCGCCGGGTGTCTCTGTCCTGCCCATGTGCCACCATCCCTGAGCATCTTAACTGTCCCCATGTGTAACCATCGCAGGGTGTCACCAACCTCCCCATCCAGCACCATCCCTGGGCATCTCCATCCTGCCCACCCAGCATCTCCCATGGGCACCTCTGTCCTGTCCACGTGCCACTGTCCCTGGGCATCGCTGTGCTGCCCAACTGCCACCATCCCTGGGCATCTCATCCTCTCCACTTGTCACCATCCCAGGGCATTTCCATCCTGCCACCATCCCTGGGGTCTccaccctgctgcagggcagggctgggccaaGGCCAGGCGCCACCAGCCTCCCAGCACCTCCGTGTCCCCTGCTCCCCGGTGTCCCGTGCCCGTGACCAGGCGGGGTGCCAGAGAGGTGCCGGGGGCGGGGTGGAGCGAGGTGTGAGGGAGTCCCGAGCTGTCCCCCCGCCGGGTCCCCCGgtcccccgcccgccccgggctCAGCCGGGGCCGCAGCCAAGCCCGTGCTGTTCCAGttggccccggcccggccccagTTATCGGCCGGTCACATTTTCCACTGAGCCATGTTTGTGTTTGAGCAGCGccgggaggaggggagggaactGGAGAAGGGCAGGGACCCCCCGATTCTCACCGCGGGGAGGGGGCCAGGGTGGGGGAAAGGTTtgtggaggaggagatgggagaggGATTCCGGCCCGGGGAGAGAGGGCTGGCCAGGGGTGGGATTGGTACCGAGGGTGGGAGCAGCACCCGGGAACGGGAACACGGAGCGGGGCGAGCTCAGCGCCTGGAGACGGAGCGGTACCCAGGGACGGGGACATCACCGGGCTCGAAGGGACAACAGCGGGGTGGGAGCAGCATCCGGGAACGGGAGTGTTACCCGGGGATGGAAAtcacagggacacagagccGGCAGCGCTTGAGTTGAACAttccctcatcccacccctgaGGCTCCCGGGACAGCGACGGCCGAGCCAACCCCACGTCAGGAGACGCCCCCTCCTCATGCCCAGGGTGTGGGGAGCAAACCCGCCTGTCTGGGGCTCCCCcgggccccggggccgggcaggtTCCTCGAGCGAGCGCGCCTCGGCCAGGCCGTGCCGGAGGGACGTCACGGGGCCGGATCCTCGCCCTGCTTCCTCGAAggagccgccgctgccgctgccagggTGACGCTGGCGGCTCGGGGCTGACctgctttctctcctccagCCCTCTCCCGCTCCGGCATCCCTCCGGCATCCCTCCGGCCGGGCTCGGCCCCGCTGCGCCGCCAGCGCCGACGGCTTCCTGCGGAGGCGGAGGAGGAATTTGGCTCCCGGCCGCGGGGCTGGAGCCGGACACCGCCGGCAGCGCGGCCACCCGGCACCGCTGCGGGACAGCCGGCGTCCCACCGGCACTGGGaccgggaacgggaacgggCTCCGGGTGCCACCGCGGCCATGGCGGCGTCGGGTGGGGTCGAGGTGTCCCTTGGGGGTCTGTCCCTGAGAGCACACGCGTGACACCGGCGTGTGGCTGCACACGCAGGGGCTGCACATGCCTGACACACCTTTGCACACGCAGGGGTCACACCCACGGGGCTGCACCCGACTTGTGTGGGGGTGGAGAAGGGACAGAGGGCCAGAGGGATGTGGGATAAATAAGTAAAAAGGGTGTAAGTAGTCAGAGGGGTGGGTGGTGGGATGGGTGAAtagagggatggatggatggatggatggatggatggatggatggatgatggatggagggagggatggagggagggatggagggagggatggagggatggatggagggagggatggatggatggagggatggagggagggatggagggagggatggagggatggatggagggatggatggatggatggatggatggatggatggagggacggatggatggagggatgacAGGTTACATGAGAGAAGGGACAGacaggcagctggcacaggggacagcGACATGGCCAAGGGACGCTTCATGGTGTGACAGCATCAGCCCCTAAAAGCCTTGAGTTTTATCCAGGTGTCAGTGGTGTCCCGAAGCCCTTGGGGGTGGCACCTAGCGTGTCCCCATGGCACAGCCCCGTGTGCCGGGCCTGCCGGTGCCCACGGGATGCGCTGTGCCCACGGGCAGGGGTGGGGGACGCGCCTTTTCCTGGCCTTGACCTACCCAGGCTCGGGCGCGGCTGCCCCGGCGTGTCCTGCCCTCGGCACCGCCTGTGCCAGCACCGGGCAGGGCACGGGGGCTCTGGCGGTGACACCGCTGGGGTGCAGCCCCGCAGTGCCGGCCCTGGCACGGCTCCAGCGCTGCCCGCGGTGTGTCCCCAAGGGCTGCCAAaggcacatcccagccctgcctgtggcacAGTGCGGCACGTCCCTGTTCTGTCCCACGGcacagtgtccccagccctgtccatgGCACAGCGTGgcttgtccccagccctgcccagggcccAGCCCTTCCTGTGGCACAGCGTGGCACATCCCAGGCCTGCCGGTGGCACTGTCCGcagccctgcccatggcacagcgTGGCACGTCCCCGCCTTGCCAGTGgcggtgtccccagccctgcccggtcccctgccagcccctcgGGCCGCTGTCCGGGCGGGTGGTCCCTGAGCTGAGCCCCCCCCCGGGGTGAGCAGGGtggggcccggcccggcacaAGGCGGGGgatcccccgcggccccccggcccccccagcTCCCGGCACGGCTCCCGGGCCCCCCTCCCGCTGCCGACGTGGAGGCTGTGCCGGAGACGTGtcaggggtggggtgggagcCAAGGGCATCGCCTGCGCCTGCCCCACGATTCGGCAGAGCCGCCCCGCCAAGGGAGGGGCAGCGGCCGGAGGAATGTCCCGGCACCGGCCGGGTCCCCGCGGGCCGCCACCGCCGCTGTCCCCGTGTGGGGGGGTCACGGCCGCTCCCCGCGGGGCTCCCCcgtggggcggggggggatgGGGAGCGGGAGCCCCCCTTGGCCCCCCTGCTGCCTCTCCCGGGGTCTGTGCGGGCACCGCGGGGGGGTCCCCGGCCCCGCCCGTGACGTGGGGACACCGTGGacacccccggccccgccgtgcctcagtttcccctcacacgtgtgcagggccagggacGAGCCCGGCGGGTGTGGGTGgcgggggtttttttggaagggGGGCAGGGAAgacttttaaagttttttggCTTTGCCCCAGTTTCATCGCTCCGAAAACCTTTTGTTGGGGGGCCACGCCCCCTCCCGAGCAGGCCACGCCCACGCGGTCACGCCACGCCCCTTTCGCCCCAATTCCCCCCCttccagccccccccccccccccgctctaTTTCCACGACGGCCGAATCCCGCTGCCAAAGGGACgtggcgggggtgggggggacaccGTGGGGATGGGGAGGACACCGTGGGAATGGGGGCCACATGGAAAGGATGAGGGGACCCCACCAGAAATGGGGATCCGGTGCAGATGGGGGGACGCTGTGGGGATCGGGGGACACTGCAGGAATGTGGGACATCCCATCAGGAATGGGGCCCCCGTGGGGACGGGGGCATAACGGTGGCGCTGGGGGAGCCCTGTTAGTTTGGGGGATtccgtggggctggggggggacCCGGGAGGGACGGGGGGACACTCCCAGGCTGTGAGGGAAGAGTTAACCCCCCCGGCTGTGCCGGTCCCATCCCCTGGCAGGgaactgggatgaactgggggagcaggcagggagggccGGGAGGAAGGTGCTGACGTGGGGCcggggagaaggaggaggaggaggaggcggaagagctggagctggagcatcGCTGCTGCTGGGCCGAGCTCCAGCTGGAGGGACCCTCGCTGAGGGGGCACCAGCCCCGCgccccctgcccggccccagcTCTTCCTGGGCTCAGGCCCCCACCCGAGAGCCCCTCAACCCAACAACCCCAACCACCCAAATACCCCAATCCATGAACCCCAACCACCCAAATACCCCAACCAACCCCAACCACCAATCCCCCAACCCCAACAACTGAGAGCCCCAACTCAAAACGCCCAATAACCCAAATACCCCAACCCATGAACCCCAACCACGTCCAACCCACCAACCCAGATACCCCAACCCAACACCCCTAAACCCCAAACTCCAAATACTCTACCCCAAGTAACCGCCCAGCCCAAACAACCCCAGGAATCCGAGGaccccaacccaacccatcGACCCCAAGCACCAACCCAAGCACCCAAACCACCTGAGGACCCCACCCCGACAGCTCCTCCCACCAACCCAAATACCCCAACCCCAATCCAGGAGCCCCAGCCAAGGCCTGGCTCCCCGCTGGCAGTCAGACCCCCCTCAACCTGGCAGCTTTTGGGGGGAGGTTGGTGCCGGTTCAGCCCTTTGGGATCCAGGGGACgctccacagctctgcccccaCCCAAAGCCACCAAACCTTCACCCCCTCCCCCCTGCGGGGCTCTTGGGGTTTTCAGCGCCTTGCACCAAGGTTTTGGGGTACAGCCCTCCCCAAGGGGACCCCCCCTGCCTCGCGGGGGCGGCGATGGGGGCGGCGGAGGGTGCGAGGCGGGTGCTGGCAGCACCACGGCGCGGCCACGTGGCACCGGAGCCACCGTCCCCGCCGGGCTGCGGGCGCCGGTCCAGCCACGGCCGATGAGGTCACCGGGAGagctcccagccaggctccGGAGCCGCCGGCAGCGCGGGAGCGCTCGCGTTCCCattcctgtccccagccccagcctctccccgtgcccatccctgtgcccatcccgTCTTCAgcactgtccccatccctgtcccaccGCACCTCATGCCCCTCCCtgtctccatccctgtccccatccccacaaGGAATGAGCCCAGCACATCCCGGGGATGTTTTTCCTGGGGTTCAGGGATGAGGAATTCCCTCCCCGGGGGACTTTGGGGTGCCCGAGATACCCCCACATCCCCCCAGGCTCACGGCCTGGGGAGCATCGCCCTCTCCCTGGATTGCCCCCGGGCGGGGGTGGGGGCAGCGAATTCTTCAATGaaactgaggaggaggaggagaagggaaagaaaaaaaaaaaaaagaagaggaataaaaaggggaaaaaaaaggaaaaaaaaggggagtcGGGAACGGAAAATGTTCGGCGTGGAGCTCGTCCCTCAGAGTTTCCATCCCGGCTCTGCGAGCCCAGGCGGTGGGGCCTGGGCTGGGCGGCTGCTCCCGGCCTGGGACACCCTCCAGAGCCCCCCGAcacccaaacccccccccagccacccccagctctgctccagacCCAGGTCCTGGGGtgagggggtgcaggggggcGATGAGCCCCCCAGGAGGGGCCCAGCCCCTGGGAGGGGTCACACCCTGACTCCCCATCCCGCGGGACCCATCCCAGGCTGCCGAGCAGAACCAGGTCCCCTCCTCAGCCCGGGGGTCCTGGGTGGGGACACGACCACCCCGCTGCAGCCCCCCGGGCCGGCGGTGCCCCCGCCGAGGGAGGAGCGGCGTTGGCATCCCGGAGGCCAATTTAAGCAATTTTCCCTGGAAATAGCCGGGAGTCGCGGCCGTGATTACGGGGTTCTGCCCTGACGCCGCAATTGAGGGCGCCCAGGGCCGGAGGCCACCAGGAATagccggggcggtgccgggctGCGGCCGCGgagggggaaactgaggcaccgCGTCGCCCACCACGTCCCCATGGGGAGGTGACAAGTGGGGAGGGGGTCGCGTGGATCGGGTCTGAGCAGGGGGGGTCTCGagaaaccccccccccccaaaaggGGCTTCCTGATGGTGGCACGGTGGGTTTGGGGGGACACCGCGCTCCCTTGGGGACATCAGCGTGGGGACCCCCCCTCTGTGGGGTCAAACACCTGCGTGTCACCCCCCGGCAGGACACCGCCCTCAACCTCACCGGGACGGCCACCAAGGGAGGGGGGGGACACGCCCCAGTGGGGTCCTGTGGGTgcgggatggggagggggcgcCGGGGGGGACACAGGGCCCGGGAGCGGCTCCCGGGGCTGCCGAGGGAAGCGcggggggagaaaaaagggaattaatCCGATCCATGTGTCCGGGCTGCCGGGGGGAGTTAACTCGCTCCAGATGCCGCtgtctgctccagctcctcggCAAACAAACCCCGCGccctccccccaaacccccccgcACCCCCTTTTTCCGTCCGTCCTACCCAAAAGGAGTGGGGGGGCTTCCCCCCTTCATCCTCGCCCCCCACCCTCGGGGCGACCCCTGGCCCGGAGGTGGCCAAAGGGTTTTTGGGGCACCCGTCGGCTTTTTGGGGCATCCATAAACTTTTGGGGCACCCATAAACTTTTGGGGCACCCACTGCATTTTTGGGCATCCCTCAGCTTTTTGGCGCGACCGCTAATTTTTTGGGGTGATCCCCCAGTTTTTGGGGTGACGGCCAAGTTTTTGGGGTGACCCCCATCTTTTTGGGGTGGCCGCCTCCATTCCCACCCCTTGGGCCACATGCCCAGTTTGCACCAGTAAAAACCAGTCTGGAACATGCGGGAAAAGCTCTGGGATTCCCCCAAAAGCTGAGGGGGGGGGCTGAGTGGGGCACCCCCGTCCCCAACACCCCCAAGGAACGGGAGGGTCCCGGGTAGGTGCCCCCGCCCCGAGCACCCAAAATCTGCAGGAGCCCAGGCCTGCGCTCAGCGTCTCCCATCCCGTTTCTGAGGATCCTAATgacttttccagcctttttttttttcatcatcttcttcttcttctttattattttttttaattcaaagtgggaattcttcccttttcccagccccCAACCCCTTGTCCCGCATTCCTGGGGCGGGCGGCCGGGGGTTGATGAGGTGGCATCATCCCGtccttcccccctttttcttttttttcccctccctctccatatatacataaaaaaaaaaaaaaaaaggaaaaaaaacacccagGCCGATgacattcttttcttttctgtcatgcTGCAAAAATTAAAGACACATCTTCAGCCTGGAGCCCGGCCAGGGCTTTTCGAGTCGCCAGGGCAGGATTGGAGGAGGCTTCGCCTGCAACGTGTCTCGGATGCATGGATACAGGGCTGGAGAATGGAATCGGGGCTGGAGAGTGGAATCGGGGCTGGAtatggggctggggacagggctgggacaccgGCGTGGGCACACGTGtgacccccccagccctcctccagcgtg
Encoded here:
- the LOC116435394 gene encoding basic salivary proline-rich protein 1-like, whose product is MFFIIVITFIAITFLLLIFHLFRKLCQDPVPPPAYRSPQGPMPTSPSRDPQGPVPPPLTLMPTLPSLPSGAIPVGLEPPPYSEVTAKPFLYPLPQGPCPECGHMPTAQPPLTTRT